One window from the genome of Alnus glutinosa chromosome 13, dhAlnGlut1.1, whole genome shotgun sequence encodes:
- the LOC133854076 gene encoding ankyrin repeat-containing protein BDA1-like, with amino-acid sequence MGFGVSHYPGMDESLGDITLKDLDGSLRDAAQKGSIDALYALIQSDAKVLDRIDEIPFVATPLHTAASAGHTLFALEIMRLKPSFARKLNQNGFTPMHLALQNNHTQLMLQLLDVDDDLVRVQGREVVTPLHYVAQIGNLEVLVKFLKACPKSIEDITIRRETVLHIALKYDMFDAFRLLLGWLQRAWFRDVSQWEKKLLNWQDEKGNTVLHIAASKNQTEIVRLLLKFSTVDINIKNSSDCKALDMLQLGGCHPQINSARRLIRRLRLLVFPSAAIADAKYFKAPVSNEEKLYIMFLRLTTKVTNDMRNVLLVVAALLFTVSFQAAISPPGGVWGEDKNLNDNSTENDQYAGKAIMGSPLFQLLGGLNATSFFVTAFTIFLLLPSGFGTQLFSLPLYTLSLIFILSWFELDPTTDAVHKMWVISPTAFICLLVIVSFRRNKLVAAFRPKVKVLDTSLTM; translated from the exons ATGGGTTTTGGAGTTTCCCATTATCCAG GAATGGATGAGAGTTTGGGGGATATCACTCTCAAAGATCTCGATGGGAGTTTGAGGGATGCTGCTCAGAAAGGAAGTATTGATGCCTTGTACGCATTGATACAGAGTGATGCAAAAGTTTTGGATAGGATCGACGAGATTCCATTTGTTGCGACTCCTTTACACACAGCTGCATCTGCAGGGCACACCCTGTTTGCCCTGGAGATCATGAGGTTAAAACCCTCGTTTGCTAGGAAGCTTAATCAAAATGGTTTCACCCCTATGCACCTTGCTTTGCAAAATAACCATACCCAATTAATGCTCCAACTACTTGATGTTGATGACGACCTTGTACGTGTCCAAGGAAGAGAGGTTGTGACTCCTTTGCATTACGTAGCTCAAATAGGAAACCTCGAGGTTTTGGTCAAATTTCTAAAAGCCTGCCCCAAATCGATTGAAGATATAACAATTCGAAGAGAAACTGTCTTGCATATTGCCCTCAAATACGATATGTTTGATGCTTTTCGGCTCCTGCTTGGATGGCTTCAACGGGCTTGGTTTAGAGATGTGTCGCAGTGGGAGAAGAAGTTACTCAACTGGCAGGATGAGAAGGGAAACACTGTGTTGCACATTGCTGCATCTAAAAATCAAACCGAG ATTGTGAgattgttattgaaattcaGTACTGTTGATATAAACATCAAGAATTCAAGTGATTGTAAAGCGTTAGACATGTTGCAATTAGGGGGCTGTCACCCACAGATCAATTCTGCAAGACGTTTAATTAGGAGGCTCAGGCTCTTGGTTTTTCCGAGTGCTGCAATAGCTGATGCAAAGTACTTTAAAGCTCCTGTCAGTAATGAAGAGAAGCTATACATAATGTTTCTCCGTCTGACAACGAAAGTCACAAATGACATGCGCAATGTGTTGTTGGTGGTTGCTGCGCTGCTTTTCACAGTCTCCTTTCAAGCAGCAATCAGTCCCCCTGGAGGAGTTTGGGGAGAAGACAAAAATCTTAATGATAACTCTACGGAGAACGATCAGTATGCAGGGAAAGCAATCATGGGAAGCCCCCTTTTCCAGTTACTCGGGGGTTTAAATGCTACATCCTTTTTTGTAACAGCCTTTACAATATTCCTCCTCCTCCCCAGTGGTTTTGGAACTCAGCTGTTCAGCTTACCCCTTTATAccctctctctgatttttatcTTGTCATGGTTTGAATTAGATCCCACTACCGATGCAGTGCATAAGATGTGGGTGATCTCTCCTACTGCGTTTATATGCTTGTTAGTTATTGTGAGTTTCAGGCGAAACAAACTTGTCGCGGCCTTTCGTCCAAAAGTGAAAGTGCTGGACACATCTCTAACAATGTGA
- the LOC133854015 gene encoding ankyrin repeat-containing protein BDA1-like — MDQSLRDVAQQGSIDALYELIQGNPNVLDRIDDIPFVETPLHTAAFAGHTWFAMEIMRLKPSFARKLNQDGLTPLHLALRKLRALDQVLLENEPNDGQVLLEIEPNDGQVLLENEPNDGQVLLENEPNDGQALLENEPNDGQVLLENESNDGQALHMNQTQLVYRLVLADKDLVRVQGREGMTPLHEVARIGNLDILSKFLEVCPTSIEDVTIGGETVLHIALKNNHGHAFEYLLRWLQWTRIEDASFSVKKLLDWKDKEDNTVLHIAVSKFNNQPAEGPGPSWFQVVRLLLDAGVRGNSKNLRGSTAFDILQVQMQVNNNEMIRMKDMLCRARALSASSLPTVKSYEAFLQSHRPVDTTLRRLYTSMYREHKMTNELRSMFMVVVVLFITATYQAALSPPGGVWQDNYNPPTDQFNSTSAINVTSELSPTPHKAGTVTMNKKYFWALGVVNTFCFASAFAMIPVLLPFNIFSFFCMLSMVFLYLSYVISLSVIDPSRSNSWF, encoded by the exons ATGGATCAGAGTTTGAGGGATGTTGCTCAGCAAGGAAGCATCGATGCCTTGTACGAATTGATACAAGGGAATCCAAATGTTTTGGACAGAATCGATGACATTCCATTTGTTGAGACTCCTTTACACACAGCTGCATTTGCAGGGCACACCTGGTTTGCCATGGAGATCATGAGGTTAAAGCCCTCATTTGCTAGGAAGCTTAACCAAGATGGTCTTACTCCCTTGCACCTTGCTTTGCGAAAGCTCCGTGCACTTGATCAAGTTTTACTTGAAAATGAGCCAAATGACGGCCAAGTTTTACTTGAAATTGAGCCAAATGACGGCCAAGTTTTACTTGAAAATGAGCCAAATGACGGCCAAGTTTTACTTGAAAATGAGCCAAATGACGGCCAAGCTTTACTTGAAAATGAGCCAAATGACGGCCAAGTTTTACTTGAAAATGAGTCAAATGACGGCCAAGCTTTGCATATGAACCAAACCCAATTGGTATACCGACTAGTTCTTGCTGATAAAGACCTTGTCCGGGTCCAAGGAAGGGAGGGTATGACTCCTTTGCATGAAGTTGCTCGAATAGGAAATCTCGATATTTTGTCCAAATTTCTAGAAGTTTGTCCCACGTCTATAGAAGATGTAACAATTGGAGGAGAGACTGTTCTTCATATCGccttgaagaacaaccatggacaTGCTTTTGAGTACCTTCTAAGATGGCTTCAGTGGACCAGGATTGAAGATGCTTCATTCAGTGTAAAGAAATTGCTGGACTGGAAGGACAAGGAAGACAACACTGTGTTGCACATTGCGGTATCCAAATTCAACAATCAGCCCGCGGAAGGTCCTGGCCCCTCATGGTTTCAG GTCGTGAGGTTGTTATTGGATGCTGGAGTTCGAGGAAACAGTAAGAATTTAAGGGGTTCTACAGCTTTCGACATCTTGCAAGTTCAAATGCAAGTCAACAACAATGAGATGATTCGGATGAAGGATATGTTATGTCGTGCTAGAGCTTTAAGTGCTTCTTCTCTTCCTACAGTTAAATCTTATGAAGCTTTCCTCCAATCTCATCGCCCAGTTGACACGACTTTAAGAAGGTTATATACGTCGATGTATCGTGAACATAAAATGACAAATGAATTGCGCAGTATGTTCATGGTGGTTGTGGTGTTGTTCATAACAGCAACTTACCAAGCGGCACTCAGCCCTCCCGGAGGAGTTTGGCAAGATAACTACAATCCTCCAACTGATCAGTTCAATAGCACATCCGCGATCAACGTTACGAGTGAACTTAGTCCTACCCCACACAAGGCAGGGACAGTAACcatgaacaaaaaatatttttgggcaCTCGGTGTCGTTAATACTTTTTGCTTTGCATCAGCTTTCGCAATGATCCCTGTCCTCCTCCCGTtcaatatttttagttttttctgtATGTTATCCATGGTATTCCTCTATCTGTCCTATGTGATTTCACTTTCCGTCATCGATCCATCTCGATCAAATAGCTGGTTTTAA